The following DNA comes from Allobranchiibius huperziae.
CATCAAGAACATCCACGTGCACAAGGGCCCGACGATCCGCCCCCTGGACCGGGACGCGTTCGACGTCTCCGACGTGGACCACGCGGCGACCGACTTCACCGACCTCAACTTCGTGGTCGAGCACTGCGGCCTGCCGCGGCTGGAGGACTTCTGCTGGATCGCCACCCAGGAGCCGAACGTCTACGCAGGGCTCGCGGTCGCGATGCCGTTCATCCACACCCGGCCGCGTTACTTCGCCCAGATCATCGGCGAGCTCATCTACTGGCTCGGCGAGGACCGCATCTTCTTCTCCAGCGACTACGCGCTGTGGACGCCGAAGTGGCTGGTCGAGCAGTTCGTGGACTTCCAGATCCCGTCGGACATGACGGAGTACGGCCAGCTGACCGTGGAGCAGAAGAAGAAGATCCTCGGCCTCAACGCCGCCAAGCTCTACGACATCCCGGTGCCGACCGAGCTGCAGGTACCGGACGCCGACGAGACCAAGACCGGCCCGCGCGAGCCGGAGTCCGCCGACCTGGCCTCGGTCTGACGGGATGGGCGCGGTACTCA
Coding sequences within:
- a CDS encoding amidohydrolase family protein produces the protein MYTKDGENYFILDAHVALWDARPENQLNVHGKQFIDCFYDYHRNLSPESEVWPYEDYLYQGGDRLIKDLFEDGYVDHAIFQPAYLGEFYKNGFGQTEEASALTKAHPDKLTYNHSFDPRNGEAGLDQLRADAERFDLQGVKLYTAEWHGDSRGYKLSDAWAYRYFELCQELGIKNIHVHKGPTIRPLDRDAFDVSDVDHAATDFTDLNFVVEHCGLPRLEDFCWIATQEPNVYAGLAVAMPFIHTRPRYFAQIIGELIYWLGEDRIFFSSDYALWTPKWLVEQFVDFQIPSDMTEYGQLTVEQKKKILGLNAAKLYDIPVPTELQVPDADETKTGPREPESADLASV